One Halobaculum sp. CBA1158 DNA segment encodes these proteins:
- a CDS encoding kinase anchor protein has product MTDYLARADDALEGAYEPPRSLSAFVDLALERPAVASHAARYLLSAVESMGTRTVVEEGVERERYRFFDDPHNDGEHAVLGNTAVLNAFVDDLRTVAAGRGKDEKIHWFDGPTATGKSELKRCLINGLRAYSKTEAGRRYTIEWNIAATGDDRGLSYAAGDDAEDDWYESPVRANPLSVFPDEVRADLVAELNRVRDGGVPIRADTELDPFSREAFDRLEDRYRRAGRRDLFSAVTDERHLRVKNYVVDVGSGIGVLHAEDDGSPKERLVGSWMPGILRELDSRGRKDPRAFSYDGVLSQGNGLLTVVEDASQHADLLRKLLNVPDEKRVKLDKGIGMDLDTQLVVISNPDLDAELEQYADRNDRDPLKALKRRLDRHEFRYLTSVSLETELIHRELTDETSVWAESVDADAVDADDPEAVRDALAERVAAPLSVRLRDGRGRERERELAPHALEAAATYAVVSRLDAEDLPSGIGLVDKALLFDRGSIREGDERVDAEEFDFDGEDGAHGIPVTYTRDTIADLLHEESDRVHPDLPVEDVITPEDVLNAMADGLSDAPVFSRAEIAEYESRLATVKEHAFELQEADVLDAVLADKGVPEETVAEYVEHVFAAEADEQVDTDRGSVDPDPLLMKVFETEHLGRFDEDDYAGNEPSEAVEEFRGETVITALNRYAWEHRDDEFAIADVDLSAVPVIRAVLAAHSWEDVRRIHEDLDPAQWDDPPADTETARVKARTIEHMTKEQGYSEASAELASRHVMREVTGRWD; this is encoded by the coding sequence ATGACCGACTACCTCGCGCGCGCCGACGACGCGCTGGAGGGGGCCTACGAGCCGCCGCGCTCGCTGTCGGCGTTCGTCGACCTGGCCCTCGAGCGCCCCGCCGTCGCGAGCCACGCCGCACGGTACCTCCTGTCGGCCGTCGAGTCGATGGGCACTCGGACCGTGGTCGAGGAGGGCGTCGAGCGCGAGCGCTACCGCTTTTTCGACGACCCGCACAACGACGGCGAACACGCCGTCCTCGGCAACACAGCCGTCCTGAACGCCTTCGTCGACGACCTCCGCACGGTCGCCGCCGGCCGCGGGAAAGACGAGAAGATCCACTGGTTCGACGGCCCCACGGCGACCGGGAAGTCCGAGCTGAAGCGGTGTCTGATCAACGGCCTGCGCGCCTACTCGAAGACGGAGGCGGGCCGCCGCTACACGATCGAGTGGAACATCGCCGCCACCGGCGACGACCGGGGGCTGAGCTACGCCGCCGGCGACGACGCCGAGGACGACTGGTACGAGTCGCCGGTGCGGGCGAACCCGCTGTCGGTGTTCCCCGACGAGGTGCGCGCCGACCTCGTGGCCGAACTGAACCGCGTCCGCGACGGCGGCGTCCCGATCCGCGCGGACACCGAACTGGACCCGTTCAGCCGTGAGGCGTTCGACCGCCTGGAGGACCGCTACCGCCGCGCCGGTCGACGCGACCTGTTCTCGGCGGTCACCGACGAGCGCCACCTTCGGGTGAAGAACTACGTCGTCGACGTGGGCTCGGGGATCGGCGTGCTCCACGCCGAGGACGACGGCAGTCCCAAGGAGCGACTCGTCGGCTCGTGGATGCCCGGAATACTCCGAGAGCTGGACAGCCGGGGACGAAAGGACCCCCGAGCGTTCAGCTACGACGGCGTGCTCTCGCAGGGGAACGGCCTGCTCACCGTCGTCGAGGACGCCAGCCAGCACGCCGACCTGCTCCGCAAGCTGCTGAACGTCCCCGACGAGAAGCGGGTGAAGCTGGACAAGGGGATCGGGATGGACCTCGACACCCAGCTCGTCGTCATCTCGAACCCCGACCTCGACGCCGAACTGGAGCAGTACGCCGACCGCAACGACCGCGACCCGCTGAAGGCGCTCAAGCGCCGGCTCGACCGCCACGAGTTCCGATACCTCACGAGCGTCTCGCTCGAGACGGAGCTGATCCACCGGGAGCTGACCGACGAGACGAGCGTCTGGGCGGAGTCGGTCGATGCCGACGCGGTCGACGCCGACGACCCGGAGGCCGTCCGTGACGCCCTCGCGGAGCGCGTGGCCGCGCCGCTGTCGGTGCGGCTGCGCGACGGGCGGGGTCGCGAGCGCGAGCGCGAGCTCGCCCCCCACGCCCTGGAGGCGGCGGCGACGTACGCCGTCGTCAGTCGACTCGACGCCGAGGACCTCCCCAGCGGGATCGGGCTCGTCGACAAGGCGCTGCTGTTCGACCGCGGGTCGATCCGCGAGGGCGACGAGCGCGTCGACGCCGAGGAGTTCGACTTCGACGGCGAGGACGGGGCCCACGGGATCCCCGTCACCTACACCCGAGACACGATCGCCGACCTCCTCCACGAGGAGTCCGACCGCGTCCACCCCGATCTCCCCGTCGAGGACGTGATCACGCCCGAGGACGTGCTCAACGCGATGGCGGACGGGCTGTCGGACGCGCCGGTGTTCTCTCGCGCGGAAATCGCCGAGTACGAGAGCCGGCTGGCGACCGTGAAGGAGCACGCCTTCGAGCTACAGGAGGCGGACGTGCTCGACGCCGTGCTCGCGGACAAGGGAGTCCCCGAGGAGACCGTCGCCGAGTACGTCGAGCACGTGTTCGCCGCCGAGGCCGACGAGCAGGTCGACACCGACCGGGGCTCGGTCGACCCCGACCCCCTGCTGATGAAGGTGTTCGAGACCGAGCACCTGGGCCGGTTCGACGAGGACGACTACGCCGGCAACGAGCCGAGCGAGGCGGTCGAGGAGTTCCGCGGCGAGACCGTGATCACGGCGCTGAACCGCTACGCCTGGGAGCACCGGGACGACGAGTTCGCGATCGCCGACGTCGACCTCTCGGCGGTGCCCGTCATCCGCGCCGTGCTGGCGGCTCACTCCTGGGAGGACGTCCGACGCATCCACGAGGACCTCGACCCCGCCCAGTGGGACGACCCGCCGGCGGACACGGAGACGGCGCGCGTGAAGGCACGCACGATCGAACACATGACGAAAGAACAGGGGTACAGCGAGGCGTCGGCCGAACTGGCCAGCAGACACGTGATGCGCGAGGTGACGGGCCGATGGGACTGA
- a CDS encoding serine protein kinase PrkA: protein MSDQTDNADPSATGEPSNGRSLAELSRQYKRSVPADLREAKPFEWYLDEVVADPRIARNAHQRVADMFDHYGTRYDEDAGVVEYLLASEDPIHDGENTFYGREVHESIHEFVNKVKSGARGLGPEKRIKLLLGPVGSGKSHFDWLMRRYFEDYTRSDDGRMYTFRWTDLCSVIEDQDPADDTVRSAMNQDPLVLLPQEQRDEVIADLNEHLDAPYTIRNEQSLDPASGFYMDELLAHYEDDLQAVLANHVEVVRLVADENQRRCIETFEPKDKKNQDETELTGDVNYSKLAVYGENDPRAFDYAGAFCNANRGIFSGEELLKLQREFLYDFLHASQEQTIKPRNNPRIDIDQVIVGRTNMPEYRDKKGDEKMEAFNDRTKRIDYPYVLEYTEEAEIYRKMLRNADVPDIHIEPHAMEMAGLFGVLTRVEEPTDESISLVQKAKAYNGEIDETDEIDERKLRETGDQTADIAEGMEGVSARFIGDEIAEAIMDSRHRDRGYLSPLAVFKHFEHNLENHGSIPEEKLDTYHRYLELVREEYKERAIEDVRHALAYDLDEIRRQGEKYMDHVMAYIDDTTVEDDLTGREQEPDETFLRSVEEKLEVPSDRKDDFRQEVANWVSRRAREGSSFDPQENDRLRRALERKLWEDKKHNINFSALVSAGELDDDERAAWVDALEEQGYSEGGAREVLEFAGAEVAKSELED, encoded by the coding sequence ATGAGTGACCAGACCGACAACGCGGACCCGAGCGCGACAGGGGAACCGTCGAACGGCCGCTCGCTCGCGGAGCTGAGCCGCCAGTACAAGCGATCGGTACCGGCGGACCTCCGGGAGGCGAAGCCGTTCGAGTGGTATCTCGACGAGGTCGTGGCGGACCCACGAATCGCACGCAACGCCCACCAGCGCGTCGCCGACATGTTCGACCACTACGGCACGCGCTACGACGAGGACGCGGGCGTGGTCGAGTACCTCCTCGCCTCCGAGGACCCGATCCACGACGGGGAGAACACCTTCTACGGCCGGGAGGTCCACGAGTCGATCCACGAGTTCGTCAACAAGGTGAAATCCGGCGCGCGCGGACTGGGGCCGGAAAAGCGGATCAAGCTCCTGCTCGGGCCGGTCGGCTCGGGCAAGAGCCACTTCGACTGGCTGATGCGGCGCTACTTCGAGGACTACACCCGCAGCGACGACGGGCGGATGTACACGTTCCGGTGGACCGACCTCTGCTCGGTCATCGAGGACCAGGACCCCGCCGACGACACCGTCCGGTCGGCGATGAACCAGGACCCGCTCGTGTTGCTCCCGCAGGAGCAGCGCGACGAGGTGATCGCCGACCTGAACGAACACCTCGACGCCCCGTACACGATCCGCAACGAGCAGAGCCTCGACCCCGCGTCGGGCTTCTACATGGACGAACTGCTCGCGCACTACGAGGACGACCTGCAGGCGGTGCTGGCGAATCACGTTGAGGTCGTCCGCCTCGTCGCCGACGAGAACCAGCGCCGGTGCATCGAGACGTTCGAGCCGAAGGACAAGAAGAACCAGGACGAGACGGAGCTCACCGGCGACGTGAACTACTCGAAGCTCGCGGTGTACGGCGAGAACGACCCCCGGGCGTTCGACTACGCCGGGGCGTTCTGCAACGCCAACCGCGGCATCTTCTCGGGCGAGGAGCTGTTGAAGCTCCAGCGGGAGTTCCTGTACGACTTCCTGCACGCCAGCCAGGAGCAGACGATCAAGCCGCGCAACAACCCCCGGATCGACATCGACCAGGTGATCGTCGGCCGGACGAACATGCCCGAGTACCGGGACAAGAAGGGCGACGAGAAGATGGAGGCGTTCAACGACAGGACGAAGCGGATCGACTACCCGTACGTCCTCGAGTACACCGAGGAGGCGGAGATATACCGGAAGATGCTCCGCAACGCCGACGTGCCCGACATCCACATCGAGCCGCACGCGATGGAGATGGCGGGGCTCTTCGGCGTGCTCACCCGGGTCGAAGAGCCGACCGACGAGAGCATCTCGCTCGTCCAGAAGGCGAAGGCATACAACGGCGAGATCGACGAGACCGACGAGATCGACGAGCGAAAGCTCCGCGAGACGGGCGACCAGACCGCCGACATCGCCGAGGGAATGGAGGGCGTCTCCGCCCGGTTCATCGGCGACGAGATCGCCGAGGCGATCATGGACTCCCGACACAGGGACCGGGGGTACCTCTCGCCGCTTGCGGTGTTCAAGCACTTCGAGCACAACCTCGAGAACCACGGCTCGATCCCCGAGGAGAAGCTCGACACCTACCACCGCTACCTCGAGCTCGTGCGCGAGGAGTACAAGGAGCGCGCCATCGAGGACGTGCGCCACGCGCTGGCGTACGACCTCGACGAGATCCGTCGACAGGGGGAGAAGTACATGGACCACGTCATGGCGTACATCGACGACACGACCGTCGAGGACGACCTCACCGGGCGCGAGCAGGAGCCCGACGAGACGTTCCTCCGGTCGGTCGAGGAGAAGCTGGAAGTGCCCAGCGACCGCAAGGACGACTTCCGCCAGGAGGTCGCCAACTGGGTGAGTCGCCGCGCCCGCGAGGGGTCGAGCTTCGACCCCCAGGAGAACGACCGGCTCCGGCGCGCCCTCGAACGGAAGCTGTGGGAGGACAAGAAGCACAACATCAACTTCTCCGCGCTGGTGTCGGCCGGGGAGCTCGACGACGACGAGCGCGCGGCCTGGGTCGACGCCCTCGAGGAGCAGGGCTACTCCGAAGGAGGGGCCCGCGAGGTGCTGGAGTTCGCCGGCGCGGAGGTCGCCAAGAGCGAACTCGAGGACTGA
- a CDS encoding DUF5820 family protein, whose translation MGEESLADGWTVWTEESGGRAIVVYRPDVFDADRFPAPCLPTAYLTNGSRRARPGAGQRETDEWHVTLFLEPEVEATSRRYDDRAAALAGLREVTRRFATGEIDYRGAYQVPREAYLNELDALIGGE comes from the coding sequence ATCGGCGAGGAGTCGCTGGCGGACGGCTGGACGGTGTGGACCGAAGAGTCCGGCGGGCGCGCGATCGTCGTCTACCGCCCGGACGTGTTCGACGCCGACCGGTTTCCCGCGCCGTGTCTCCCGACGGCCTACCTCACGAACGGCTCCCGCCGCGCGCGTCCCGGCGCGGGCCAGCGGGAGACCGACGAGTGGCACGTCACGCTGTTTCTGGAGCCGGAGGTGGAGGCGACCTCCCGGCGGTACGACGACCGCGCGGCCGCGTTGGCCGGGCTTCGGGAGGTGACGCGCCGCTTCGCGACCGGAGAGATCGACTACCGCGGGGCCTACCAGGTGCCGCGAGAGGCGTACCTCAACGAACTCGACGCGCTGATCGGCGGGGAGTAG
- a CDS encoding UPF0179 family protein, whose product MTTVTLVGTALATEGTEFVYGGEASACEGCPYRDQCLNLVEGRRYRVTAVRDGTQTLDCAVHADASVRAVEVEPATIKANVASRRAYAGSGVSLEGPCPHVDCPSHELCEPLGADFDEQYRIASVDGDPPHETCHLDRDLTTVTFEPSDG is encoded by the coding sequence ATGACCACCGTCACGCTCGTCGGAACCGCGCTCGCGACGGAGGGAACCGAGTTCGTGTACGGGGGCGAGGCGAGCGCCTGCGAGGGGTGTCCCTACCGCGACCAGTGCCTCAACCTCGTCGAGGGGCGGCGCTACCGGGTGACGGCCGTTCGCGACGGGACGCAGACGCTCGACTGCGCGGTCCACGCGGACGCGAGCGTCCGCGCCGTCGAGGTCGAACCGGCGACGATCAAAGCGAACGTCGCCTCCCGCAGGGCGTACGCGGGATCGGGCGTCAGCCTCGAGGGGCCGTGCCCCCACGTCGACTGCCCGAGCCACGAGCTATGCGAACCCCTCGGAGCCGACTTCGACGAGCAGTACCGCATCGCCTCAGTCGACGGCGACCCGCCACACGAGACGTGTCACCTCGACCGCGACCTGACGACGGTGACGTTCGAACCCTCCGACGGCTGA
- a CDS encoding PAS domain-containing sensor histidine kinase — protein MTDSGDSDDGRGQRERDLRLYETVLESLNDAVYAIEPDGTIVYVNQRYAEMKGVDREALIGSDIYDWVTEETAERARNAREEMADGDADVGVIEYEFLTADGERFPVEMRFNRIAEGDDESGRVGVIRDVSKRKRREEALRRKNERLESFASIVSHDLRNPLNVLSGSLELARESDDPEHLDRAERAVEDMETLVEDLLMLAREGDVIDGLEPVALAASAESAWETATEGRDASATASIEAERRIVADPDRLEQLLENLFRNAIDHGGGDVHVVVADLDDGFRVDDDGPGIPDGERENVFERGRTTDPDGTGVGLSIVESIADAHGWSVAIDDADIGGASFAVRGVERPPPE, from the coding sequence ATGACTGACTCGGGAGACTCGGACGACGGGAGGGGGCAACGCGAGCGAGACCTACGGCTGTACGAGACCGTGCTGGAATCGCTGAACGACGCGGTGTACGCCATCGAACCCGATGGGACGATCGTCTACGTCAACCAGCGGTACGCCGAGATGAAGGGCGTCGACAGAGAGGCGCTGATCGGCAGCGACATCTACGACTGGGTCACCGAGGAGACGGCCGAGCGCGCCCGAAACGCACGAGAGGAGATGGCCGACGGCGACGCCGACGTCGGGGTGATCGAGTACGAGTTTCTCACGGCCGACGGCGAGCGCTTCCCCGTCGAGATGCGGTTCAACCGGATCGCCGAGGGCGACGACGAGTCCGGTCGGGTGGGCGTCATCCGCGACGTCTCGAAGCGCAAGCGGCGCGAGGAGGCGCTCCGGCGCAAGAACGAGCGGCTGGAGTCGTTCGCCAGCATCGTCTCACACGACCTCAGAAACCCCCTGAACGTCCTCTCCGGGTCGCTGGAGTTGGCCCGAGAGTCCGACGATCCCGAGCATCTCGACCGCGCCGAGCGGGCCGTCGAAGACATGGAGACGTTGGTCGAGGACCTGCTGATGCTCGCCCGCGAGGGCGACGTGATCGACGGTCTCGAGCCGGTCGCGCTCGCGGCGTCGGCCGAGTCGGCCTGGGAGACGGCCACCGAGGGGCGTGACGCGAGCGCGACCGCGTCGATCGAGGCGGAACGCCGGATCGTGGCCGACCCCGATCGTCTCGAACAGCTCCTCGAGAACCTCTTTCGCAACGCGATCGACCACGGCGGCGGCGACGTGCACGTCGTCGTCGCCGACCTCGACGACGGATTCCGCGTCGACGACGACGGCCCCGGAATTCCGGACGGAGAGCGCGAGAACGTGTTCGAACGGGGGCGCACGACCGACCCCGACGGGACCGGGGTCGGGCTCTCGATCGTCGAGTCGATCGCGGACGCCCACGGCTGGAGCGTCGCGATCGACGACGCCGACATCGGCGGGGCGTCGTTCGCGGTCCGGGGGGTCGAGCGCCCGCCGCCGGAGTGA
- a CDS encoding NAD-binding protein, which yields MAESLLLTAVAILAVGIAGQALSGRFRVPSVVFYLVGGLLLGEVGIGLVSLETFGDGLTTVVGISVAVIVFDGAFALRLERIREAETASLRLVTVGAAMTLVGTAVAVRVLTGAAWDLSFLVGALLIATGPTVITPIVNVVYLREHVSAALETEGIVNDVTAAILAVVIFEEVLLLEEFGPNTVVAFAERLGVGIAAGVAAAGIASYLLHDDRLPGGTPRSARFVVLLAAVGSYGVADTVSAEAGVAAAATAGLVLSNLDIPHRETITEFTGDVTLLLLGFVFVSLAALVDVDAVLNLGLAGVALVAVVMLVIRPLVALVSTAGIEQFTRSERLFLSAVGPRGIIPASVATLFAIELAAAGDTAGAGTLLGAVFVVIFATDAIEAGFARQIGDALGVTPMRTIIVGGGRVGRSLAEQLENRDEFVVIVDVDDEQCERAREAGFRVVAGDGTETEALRRAGIDDAKAVVAATSDDDINLLVCQTVMTKFDVDDVYARVNVPENVDKFEALGVDAVDDSRAAAYALDNQIERPSLSRWMTDLGDNHDILEVRVTARHVAGKSIRELNDEIPGGCLIAEIGRGDDAHVPEADEVIEYGDRVTFLGDSDAVEEAVDRFHPHD from the coding sequence CTCACGACGGTCGTCGGGATCAGCGTCGCCGTCATCGTGTTCGACGGGGCGTTCGCCCTGCGACTCGAGCGGATCCGCGAGGCGGAGACCGCCTCCCTGCGGCTGGTGACGGTCGGCGCGGCGATGACCCTCGTCGGGACCGCGGTCGCGGTCCGCGTGTTGACTGGAGCGGCGTGGGACCTCTCGTTCCTCGTCGGGGCGCTCCTGATCGCGACCGGCCCGACCGTCATCACCCCCATCGTCAACGTCGTGTACCTCCGCGAGCACGTCTCCGCGGCGCTGGAGACCGAGGGCATCGTCAACGACGTGACGGCAGCGATCCTGGCAGTCGTCATCTTCGAGGAGGTGCTGTTGCTCGAGGAGTTCGGACCGAACACGGTGGTGGCGTTCGCCGAGCGACTCGGCGTGGGGATCGCGGCCGGGGTCGCCGCGGCCGGGATCGCCTCCTACCTGCTGCACGACGATCGACTCCCGGGGGGGACGCCGCGGTCGGCGAGGTTCGTCGTGCTGTTGGCCGCGGTCGGCTCCTACGGCGTCGCGGACACGGTCTCCGCGGAGGCGGGCGTCGCAGCGGCCGCGACCGCCGGTCTCGTCCTCAGCAACCTCGACATTCCGCACCGCGAGACGATAACGGAGTTCACCGGGGACGTGACGCTCCTGCTGCTCGGGTTCGTGTTCGTCTCGCTCGCGGCGCTGGTCGACGTGGACGCCGTGTTGAACCTCGGACTCGCCGGCGTGGCGCTCGTCGCCGTCGTCATGCTGGTCATTCGGCCGCTCGTCGCGCTCGTGTCGACCGCGGGCATCGAACAGTTCACCCGCTCGGAACGGCTGTTCCTGTCCGCGGTCGGGCCGCGGGGGATCATCCCCGCGAGCGTGGCGACGCTGTTCGCGATCGAACTGGCGGCCGCCGGCGACACCGCGGGGGCCGGAACGCTGCTCGGTGCCGTGTTCGTGGTCATCTTCGCCACGGACGCGATCGAAGCGGGGTTCGCGCGACAGATCGGCGACGCACTCGGAGTCACACCAATGCGCACGATAATCGTCGGCGGCGGTCGGGTCGGCCGGTCGCTCGCCGAGCAACTGGAGAACAGGGACGAGTTCGTCGTCATCGTCGACGTGGACGACGAACAGTGTGAGCGAGCGCGCGAGGCGGGGTTCAGGGTCGTCGCCGGCGACGGGACCGAGACGGAGGCGCTCCGCAGGGCCGGGATCGACGACGCGAAGGCCGTCGTCGCGGCGACCTCGGACGACGACATCAACCTCCTCGTCTGTCAGACGGTCATGACGAAGTTCGACGTCGACGACGTGTACGCGCGGGTCAACGTGCCGGAGAACGTCGACAAGTTCGAGGCGCTCGGAGTCGACGCGGTCGACGACTCGCGGGCGGCGGCGTACGCCCTCGACAACCAGATCGAGCGACCGTCGCTGTCACGGTGGATGACCGACCTCGGGGACAACCACGACATTTTGGAGGTGCGAGTGACGGCCCGACACGTCGCCGGCAAGTCGATCAGGGAACTGAACGACGAGATCCCGGGCGGCTGTCTCATCGCGGAGATCGGCCGCGGCGACGACGCACACGTCCCGGAGGCCGACGAGGTCATCGAGTACGGAGACCGGGTCACCTTCCTCGGCGACTCCGACGCCGTCGAAGAGGCAGTCGATCGGTTCCACCCGCACGACTGA